cgagaaatgctggcaaacatttataagatttttgataatcttataaataaatcttataaaaaaaaaaaaaaaagataaatgttgacaaaaaattctactatgtttgttgttgtgaacgagcaagtcgccaggggtccgtaaccggggtccgtaccgtaggatacagacctgctcgccagccaatcagagcgcagaatttggaccgcaaaaaaaatacaTACAGATATTACATTTATGTTTCATAATAAATGCCGAAATTTAAGAAATGACTGGAAAACCACTGCATACAGTATGTATTGTACTCCATCTTAGGTATGTCATACTCCATCCTGGACACGTCGTACAACATTTTAGATACGTCACACTCCATACCGGATATGTCGGGCAACCTTGTAGATACGTCACACACCAtctcagtgtggcagcgggggcgtggtcaagcgccggtctgtgacaggagggcggagtcagggaaggtaagtggcagaatcactacacctgatgtcaattaacctgtgtttgtgtgtgtcttcccagtgaccgcgccctatataaggagggagagcagagagcagaggagctcttccccgaaccagatgccggttgtgtgggtgtctgtgtgaagtcactaatgtttcactgaaaagtgtggcaataaaagctgtattttgcaaacctgatctctgtcctgccgtcctctgtgctccacccttcgttagaactgttacagtggtgccgaaacccgggacactggagcacagcagcctaacagccccatggagtcctccccgttcgccgaactggtccacgccctcgccacggcccagcaaagccagcaccaggcgctactcaccctccaaaaggagcaagaacagcggttcgaggccctggtgttggcccaacaagaagatcgacaggcgttccggcacctcctcgcgtcggcggggtccaccaacgctcccaccgcgggcctgtcccccctcaccctaacaaagatgggcccgcaggacgaccccgaggcattcatcacagtctttgagcaagtcgcagagacctcagggtggccgatggagcagcgcacgacgcgcctcctccccctgctaacgggagaggcacagctggccgcgctacagcgccccaccgaccaccggctggcctacacggaccttcgccgggccatcctccagcgtgtggggcgcacccctgaacagcagcgtcagcgcttccgcgctttgtgcttggaggaagtcggccggccgttcgcgtttggccagcaactctgggacgcctgctggcggtggttgagggccgacaaccgcgacgccgaggggatcatcgaccaggtagtgctggagcaattcattgcacgcttgccatcaggtgtagtgattctgccacttaccttccctgactccgctctcctgtcacagactggtgcttgaccacgcccctgctgccacactcagGTACGTCACACTCCGTCTCGGATACATCACACTCCATCTCGGGCACGTCAGGCAACCTTTTAGATACGTCACACACCATCTCAGATATATGATACTCCTGTCCTGACATCATTGCCTTACCTCACTAACACACTTGTGGCTGAATGTGTAATGCCCACAGCCATTTTCCAGAATCTATTGTAAAATCTTCTCAGATACGTGGAAGCTGTTATAGCAGCAAAGAGCTGGATCAAATCTGGAATACAACATTCAACAGGTGTGATGGTCacatgtccacaaacttttggccatatatttTACGTCATCCGCCATCTCAGATTTGTGATGCACCATACAACATCTCAGAgacagtgccttgcataagtattcacccccgttTCTGTGAAACACCTACATCATGAAAGAGGGGATCAGTCAAGAGAAGCAACCAGACAGGGGAAGCTGTTCACAGGACAGCCTGGACACTCCACAATGCTGGACTTTAGGAAAGACTGGCAAGATGAGCCATTCTGTTTGGGGTTGGAGACTCTGAacatgtgggggaaaaaaaaaatcactgaagtTCTTTTGACCCTGGCACAACATATGCTAGAAACCCAACACTGCTTATCACCCTGGTGAAGCATGGTGCTGGTAGCATTATATTGAGATTTGAGGACCCATTCATGGTACTATATCTCATATCCAATTGTTTGCCTTCTCAATACAGTTATATGATAAAAGCCACCTCAGCAACATACTGCTGCTTTCAAGTGTAATTTAAAACTCAAACAAACAGACTGTCATTGGTTTACTTTTAACTTAGACACGTCAGCACAAGTCTTGCATCACATCATTAATACACACCGATGAGCACCGTGTAGGTTGATGCTGTTTGTAAAAGCAGCAATTATGGGTTCATTATGGTAAGGAACTCCTGCAGTGTAGAACGCAGGACAGCTATTATTATCATGGAAGGAAGGATATTGCTCTGGGTGTTTCACAGGAACTGGCATTAGTGTAAATTATAAAGTGCACGATGACTTTCTTCAACCAGGAGTTGTGAAAGCGAATCATCAACAGTCATTAATGATTATAACAGAGAGCAAG
Above is a genomic segment from Neoarius graeffei isolate fNeoGra1 chromosome 14, fNeoGra1.pri, whole genome shotgun sequence containing:
- the LOC132897455 gene encoding uncharacterized protein LOC132897455, whose protein sequence is MESSPFAELVHALATAQQSQHQALLTLQKEQEQRFEALVLAQQEDRQAFRHLLASAGSTNAPTAGLSPLTLTKMGPQDDPEAFITVFEQVAETSGWPMEQRTTRLLPLLTGEAQLAALQRPTDHRLAYTDLRRAILQRVGRTPEQQRQRFRALCLEEVGRPFAFGQQLWDACWRWLRADNRDAEGIIDQVVLEQFIARLPSGVVILPLTFPDSALLSQTGA